In Candidatus Polarisedimenticolaceae bacterium, a genomic segment contains:
- a CDS encoding RNA-binding protein: MGTRLYVGNLPFSADEQQVKELFEQNGRTVKEVKLITDRETGRPRGFGFVDMGTQEDADSAIRQLNGTNYGGRPLTVNEARERERGGGGGGGGYGGGGGRRGGGGGGYGGGGGYGDRY, translated from the coding sequence ATGGGTACCAGGCTGTATGTCGGCAACCTCCCCTTCAGCGCGGACGAGCAGCAGGTCAAAGAGCTGTTCGAGCAAAACGGACGGACGGTGAAGGAAGTCAAGCTGATCACCGACCGGGAGACCGGCCGCCCTCGCGGCTTCGGTTTCGTGGACATGGGCACTCAGGAGGACGCCGACTCCGCGATCCGCCAACTCAACGGCACCAACTACGGGGGCCGCCCTCTCACCGTGAACGAGGCGCGCGAGCGCGAGCGTGGCGGGGGCGGGGGTGGCGGCGGCTACGGCGGCGGCGGTGGGCGCCGCGGCGGTGGCGGCGGCGGCTACGGGGGTGGCGGCGGCTACGGCGACCGGTACTGA
- a CDS encoding SDR family oxidoreductase: MTPALRLDLLSGKVAWITGGGTGLGRAMALRFASLGAKVAVSGRREEPLRDVARETGGVFATCDVRDPAAVEAAIAKIEGEAGLPDILVNNAAGNFLCPSEQLSPNAFASVVGIVLHGTFHCTQALARRWIAAKRGGSVLSIATTYAETGSAFVLPSACAKAGVVAMTRSLAVEWARYGIRLNAIAPGPIPTEGAFSRLLPSSDLEARRKARIPAGRFGTPEELAELAAFLVSDASEWMRGEVVVFDGGEWLRGAGEFNDFLDEPAETFEAMRPRKG; this comes from the coding sequence ATGACCCCCGCGCTGCGCCTCGACCTCCTTTCGGGGAAGGTGGCCTGGATCACCGGCGGGGGCACCGGCCTCGGCCGCGCGATGGCGCTGCGCTTCGCCTCCCTCGGGGCGAAGGTCGCGGTCTCGGGGCGGCGCGAGGAGCCGCTTCGCGACGTCGCGCGGGAGACCGGCGGCGTCTTCGCGACCTGCGATGTGCGCGACCCCGCCGCCGTGGAGGCGGCGATCGCGAAGATCGAGGGCGAAGCGGGCCTGCCGGACATCCTCGTCAACAACGCCGCCGGGAACTTCCTGTGTCCCTCCGAGCAGCTCTCCCCCAACGCCTTCGCATCGGTCGTCGGGATCGTCCTCCACGGCACGTTCCACTGCACGCAGGCGCTGGCCAGGCGATGGATCGCGGCGAAGCGGGGCGGCTCGGTCCTCTCGATCGCGACGACCTACGCCGAGACCGGCTCGGCGTTCGTGTTGCCGTCGGCGTGCGCCAAGGCGGGAGTCGTCGCGATGACCCGGTCGCTCGCCGTGGAGTGGGCCCGTTACGGGATCCGGCTCAACGCGATCGCGCCGGGACCGATCCCGACCGAAGGGGCGTTCTCGCGCCTGCTGCCGTCGTCGGATCTCGAGGCGCGGAGGAAGGCGCGGATCCCCGCCGGGCGATTCGGGACGCCGGAGGAGCTCGCCGAGCTCGCGGCGTTTCTCGTCTCCGACGCGTCGGAGTGGATGCGCGGCGAGGTCGTCGTGTTCGACGGCGGCGAGTGGCTGCGCGGCGCCGGGGAGTTCAACGACTTCCTCGACGAGCCGGCGGAGACTTTCGAGGCGATGCGGCCCCGAAAGGGGTGA